Proteins from a genomic interval of Kitasatospora kifunensis:
- a CDS encoding HAD-IA family hydrolase gives MTAASVDQSATTDSLASPKQVVVFDLDGVIVDSFAVMGEAFSIAYAEVVGDGPAPFEEYQRHQGRYFPDIMRIMGLPLEMEEPFVRESYRLASQVEVFDGVVELLQTLQDRGLRMAVATGKSGVRARSLLEGLGLLPFFAHVIGSDEVARPKPAPDIVLRALELLDAPAEQAIMIGDAPTDLASAQGAGVACAAALWAGPDEQELLAAGPDAVLRHPADLLALLPALTGQR, from the coding sequence ATGACGGCCGCGTCGGTAGATCAGTCCGCCACGACGGACAGCCTCGCCTCGCCCAAGCAGGTGGTCGTCTTCGACCTGGACGGCGTCATCGTGGACAGTTTCGCGGTGATGGGCGAGGCGTTCTCCATCGCCTACGCCGAGGTGGTCGGGGACGGCCCGGCCCCGTTCGAGGAGTACCAGCGCCACCAGGGCCGCTACTTCCCCGACATCATGCGGATCATGGGCCTGCCGCTGGAGATGGAGGAGCCGTTCGTCCGCGAGAGCTACCGCCTCGCCTCCCAGGTGGAAGTCTTCGACGGCGTCGTCGAGTTGCTGCAGACGCTGCAGGACCGCGGGCTGCGGATGGCCGTGGCCACCGGCAAGAGCGGCGTGCGGGCGCGCTCCCTGCTCGAGGGGCTCGGCCTGCTCCCGTTCTTCGCCCACGTGATCGGCTCCGACGAGGTGGCCCGGCCCAAGCCGGCTCCGGACATCGTGCTGCGCGCGCTGGAGCTGCTGGACGCGCCGGCCGAGCAGGCCATCATGATCGGTGACGCGCCGACCGACCTGGCCAGCGCCCAGGGCGCCGGCGTCGCCTGCGCCGCGGCCCTGTGGGCCGGTCCCGACGAGCAGGAACTGCTCGCCGCCGGCCCCGACGCGGTGCTGCGCCACCCGGCCGACCTGCTCGCGCTGCTCCCGGCCCTCACCGGTCAGCGCTGA
- a CDS encoding ROK family protein, translated as MRTRDEAPREALGEAASPAPRYLGIDIGGTKVALRAETEAGQAQELSFAWGPRHDADRDLAQLADHVRTLTARSGKPWRAVGVALPATVGPDERITAWPSRPEWTGLPLGPALRALFPGAALAWADDGDVGALAEADAANCADLLYLGVGTGVGGGLVLGGRLCPGPGRGSFELGHLVVELDGPPCVCGRRGCLQATASGPATLARAARLRGGPVSFEELREGLRAGRPWAAEAIDRTGYALAAAITGVTELLHPQLALIGGGFAAGIPELADRVGEHLTALARPGRPSLPLAPARLGGLSSLRGAVLLARGTASRF; from the coding sequence ATGCGTACCCGCGACGAGGCACCGAGGGAGGCACTGGGGGAGGCGGCGTCGCCTGCGCCGCGCTACCTCGGAATCGACATCGGCGGCACCAAGGTCGCGCTGCGGGCGGAGACCGAGGCGGGCCAGGCCCAGGAGCTCTCCTTCGCCTGGGGGCCGCGGCACGACGCCGACCGCGACCTGGCCCAACTCGCCGACCACGTCCGCACCCTGACGGCCCGCAGCGGAAAGCCGTGGCGGGCCGTCGGCGTCGCGCTGCCCGCCACGGTCGGCCCGGACGAGCGGATCACCGCCTGGCCCAGCCGACCGGAGTGGACCGGCCTGCCGCTGGGCCCGGCGCTGCGCGCGCTCTTCCCCGGCGCGGCCCTCGCCTGGGCGGACGACGGCGACGTGGGAGCACTCGCCGAGGCCGACGCGGCCAACTGCGCCGACCTGCTCTACCTGGGCGTGGGCACCGGTGTCGGCGGCGGCCTGGTGCTCGGCGGTCGGCTCTGCCCCGGCCCGGGTCGCGGCTCCTTCGAGCTCGGCCATCTGGTCGTCGAACTGGACGGTCCCCCGTGCGTGTGCGGCCGACGCGGCTGCTTGCAGGCGACCGCCTCAGGCCCGGCCACCCTGGCCCGGGCCGCCCGGTTGCGCGGCGGGCCGGTGAGCTTCGAGGAACTGCGCGAGGGGCTGCGCGCCGGGCGGCCGTGGGCCGCCGAGGCGATCGACCGCACCGGTTACGCGCTGGCCGCCGCCATCACGGGCGTCACCGAACTGCTCCACCCCCAGCTCGCCTTGATCGGCGGGGGCTTCGCGGCCGGCATCCCCGAGCTGGCCGACCGCGTGGGCGAGCACCTCACCGCGCTCGCCCGGCCCGGCCGGCCCAGCCTGCCGCTGGCCCCGGCCCGGCTGGGCGGCCTGTCCTCACTGCGCGGTGCGGTGCTGCTCGCCCGCGGCACCGCCAGCCGATTCTGA
- the mhpA gene encoding bifunctional 3-(3-hydroxy-phenyl)propionate/3-hydroxycinnamic acid hydroxylase MhpA produces MPKVSPPEPSATSTMSATRATPATSSSPTDAEVIVVGNGPVGAALSILLAQRGWRTLVLERRRRPYTLPRATSFDGESARLLAACGIGAELGRVTEPATGYQWRTAGGETLLDIEFSTAGPYGWPDANTMHQPALEELLAARAAALPEITVLRDRQVVGIADQGDRVVVTAEDEDGTVRSFSARWVVGCDGANSFVRHHLDVPVTDLGFSYEWLLCDVELREPGEFIPTNVQICDPARPTTLVGSGPGHRRWEFMRLPGERAAELNRPETAWRLLAPFGVTPETATLLRSTTYIFQARWAEQWRVGRVLLAGDAAHLMPPFAGQGMCSGIRDVVNLSWKLDLVLRGRAAETVLDSYTEERRAQVQESILSSVQLGRVICVTDPVAAAERDATVLANRRGRGPSRPEPAKPLTGGLLHRSGEELAPAAGEVMPQGRVHGPGGSGLFDEVVGRGFVLLLGEQAPARLEADQLSLLAELEAHVVRLLPQERTAGDAAGHSRRAQEVEVTDLDGVYRSYLARHGASVLLVRPDYHVFGAAHGPQGTAALLARLREQLGVAVPVGASGGS; encoded by the coding sequence ATGCCGAAGGTGTCACCGCCCGAGCCGTCCGCGACGTCCACGATGTCCGCGACGCGCGCGACGCCCGCGACGTCCAGCAGCCCGACGGACGCGGAGGTGATCGTGGTCGGCAACGGACCGGTCGGGGCCGCGCTGTCGATCCTGCTGGCGCAGCGCGGTTGGCGCACGCTCGTGCTGGAACGCCGCCGACGGCCGTACACCCTCCCCCGCGCGACCAGCTTCGACGGCGAGAGTGCCCGGCTGCTCGCCGCCTGCGGGATCGGCGCGGAGCTGGGCCGGGTCACCGAACCGGCCACCGGCTACCAGTGGCGCACGGCCGGCGGCGAGACGCTGCTGGACATCGAGTTCAGCACGGCGGGACCGTACGGGTGGCCGGACGCCAACACCATGCACCAGCCCGCGCTGGAGGAGCTGCTGGCCGCCAGGGCGGCCGCGCTGCCCGAGATCACCGTGCTGCGCGACCGCCAGGTGGTGGGGATCGCGGACCAGGGCGACCGGGTCGTGGTGACGGCCGAGGACGAGGACGGCACGGTGCGGAGCTTCTCCGCCCGGTGGGTGGTGGGCTGCGACGGTGCCAACAGCTTCGTGCGGCACCACCTCGACGTGCCCGTCACCGACCTCGGCTTCTCCTACGAGTGGCTGCTGTGCGACGTCGAGTTGCGCGAACCGGGCGAGTTCATCCCGACCAACGTGCAGATCTGCGACCCGGCCAGGCCCACCACCCTGGTGGGCAGCGGCCCCGGGCACCGGCGCTGGGAGTTCATGCGGCTGCCGGGCGAGCGGGCCGCCGAGCTGAACCGGCCGGAGACCGCGTGGCGACTGCTGGCGCCCTTCGGCGTCACGCCCGAGACCGCCACCCTGCTGCGCAGCACCACGTACATCTTCCAGGCCAGGTGGGCCGAGCAGTGGCGGGTGGGCCGCGTGCTGCTGGCCGGTGACGCGGCCCACCTCATGCCGCCGTTCGCCGGGCAGGGCATGTGCTCGGGCATCCGGGACGTGGTCAACCTGTCGTGGAAGCTGGACCTCGTGCTGCGCGGGCGCGCCGCCGAGACGGTCCTGGACAGCTACACCGAGGAACGCCGGGCGCAGGTGCAGGAGTCGATCCTCTCCTCGGTCCAGCTGGGCCGGGTGATCTGCGTGACGGACCCGGTGGCCGCCGCCGAGCGGGACGCGACGGTGCTGGCCAACCGGCGCGGCCGGGGCCCGAGCAGGCCGGAGCCGGCCAAGCCGCTCACCGGTGGGCTGCTGCACCGAAGCGGCGAGGAACTCGCGCCGGCGGCCGGCGAGGTCATGCCGCAGGGGCGGGTCCACGGCCCCGGCGGCAGCGGGCTCTTCGACGAGGTGGTCGGGCGCGGCTTCGTGCTGCTGCTCGGGGAGCAGGCGCCCGCCCGGCTGGAGGCGGACCAACTCTCCCTGCTGGCCGAGCTGGAGGCGCACGTGGTGCGGCTGCTGCCGCAGGAGCGGACAGCGGGCGACGCAGCGGGCCACTCGCGCCGGGCGCAGGAGGTCGAGGTGACGGACCTGGACGGCGTCTACCGGTCGTACCTGGCGCGGCACGGGGCGAGCGTGCTGCTGGTGCGCCCGGACTACCACGTGTTCGGTGCGGCGCACGGCCCGCAGGGCACGGCCGCGTTGCTGGCGCGGCTGCGGGAGCAGCTGGGCGTCGCCGTGCCGGTGGGGGCCTCGGGGGGCTCCTGA
- a CDS encoding thioesterase II family protein, producing MAQATAQFEKWVSVFHPAPHSTVRLVCLPYAGGSASFFFPVSKALTPAVEVLAVQYPGRQSRRLEPGIENIPDFADQIFAVLRHLDDKPLAFFGHSMGAVLAYEVALRMRQAQLPSPVRLFASGRRAPSRYRDERVHQGTDDDVVAELLTLSGTSKAMLTDPEILAMILPAIRSDYRAIESYRHDPDQRLDCPVTVLTGDSDPRVSIEEARAWEEHTTGPTDVEILPGGHFFLADQSARVIDLVKRNLQVRTSS from the coding sequence ATGGCTCAAGCAACGGCGCAGTTCGAGAAGTGGGTCAGCGTTTTCCACCCGGCGCCGCACAGCACGGTGCGCCTCGTCTGCCTGCCCTATGCCGGTGGGTCGGCGAGCTTCTTCTTTCCGGTCTCCAAGGCGCTGACACCGGCCGTCGAGGTCCTGGCCGTCCAGTACCCGGGTCGGCAGAGCCGGCGCCTGGAGCCCGGCATCGAGAACATCCCCGACTTCGCGGACCAGATCTTCGCGGTGCTACGGCACTTGGACGACAAGCCGCTCGCGTTCTTCGGCCACAGCATGGGTGCGGTGCTCGCCTACGAGGTGGCGCTGCGCATGCGGCAGGCCCAGCTGCCTTCGCCGGTGCGGCTGTTCGCCTCCGGTCGGCGCGCCCCGTCGCGCTACCGCGACGAGCGGGTCCACCAGGGCACGGACGACGACGTGGTGGCCGAGCTCCTGACGCTGAGCGGCACCAGCAAGGCCATGTTGACCGACCCGGAGATCCTGGCGATGATCCTGCCCGCCATCCGGAGTGACTACCGCGCCATCGAGAGCTACCGGCACGACCCCGACCAGCGGCTCGACTGCCCGGTGACCGTGCTCACCGGTGACAGCGACCCCCGGGTGTCGATCGAGGAGGCCCGTGCCTGGGAGGAACACACCACCGGGCCGACCGACGTGGAAATCCTCCCGGGCGGCCACTTCTTCCTCGCCGACCAGAGCGCCCGGGTCATCGACCTGGTGAAACGGAACCTCCAAGTGCGTACGTCCAGTTGA
- a CDS encoding cation:proton antiporter yields the protein MRSAAPVPNISQHSLLVFLLQIAFLLLLALVLGRLAARFNMPAIAGELSAGVLLGPSILHPLLPGLSNWLLPHQPEQMHLLDAVGQLGVLLLVGVTGAELKFGLVKRRGLTALRVSGAGLILPLGLGIATGFLLPRSFVPSGTHQTVFALFLGVAMCVSAIPVIAKTLLDMKLLHRDIGQLILSAGVVDDLAGWFLLSVVSAMAASGLTAGVVATSVLYPVAMVVFAFLIGRPVVGWALRLAKRSESAAPTIATAVVLVLLSAAASQAMKLEAIFGAFVCGVLIGTSGELESEKLEPLRTTVLAFLAPLFFATAGLRMDLTALARPLVLGVALAVLTVAIVGKFVGAFIGARLSRLNRWEALALGAGMNSRGVVEVIVAMTGLRLGVLNSETYTIVILVAIVTSLMAPPVLRFAMARVEELAEAELDLDGEHAQSAQRA from the coding sequence ATGCGATCCGCCGCTCCCGTGCCGAACATCAGTCAGCATTCGCTCCTGGTGTTTCTCCTCCAGATCGCGTTCCTGCTGCTGCTGGCCCTCGTCCTCGGCAGGCTGGCGGCGCGCTTCAACATGCCGGCGATCGCCGGTGAGTTGTCCGCGGGTGTGCTCCTCGGCCCCTCGATCCTGCACCCCCTGCTACCCGGCCTGTCCAACTGGCTGCTGCCGCACCAGCCCGAGCAGATGCACCTGCTGGACGCCGTGGGACAGCTCGGTGTGCTGCTGCTCGTCGGAGTCACCGGCGCGGAGCTGAAGTTCGGCCTGGTCAAACGGCGCGGCCTGACCGCGCTGCGGGTCAGCGGCGCCGGTCTGATCCTGCCGCTCGGCCTCGGCATCGCCACCGGCTTCCTGCTGCCGCGCTCCTTCGTGCCGAGCGGCACGCACCAGACGGTCTTCGCGCTCTTCCTCGGCGTGGCGATGTGCGTCAGCGCGATCCCGGTGATCGCCAAGACCCTGCTGGACATGAAGCTCCTGCACCGCGACATCGGTCAACTCATCCTCTCCGCCGGTGTGGTGGACGACCTGGCGGGCTGGTTCCTGCTCTCCGTCGTCTCGGCGATGGCCGCCTCCGGACTGACCGCCGGCGTCGTCGCCACCTCCGTGCTGTATCCGGTCGCCATGGTGGTCTTCGCCTTCCTGATCGGCCGTCCGGTGGTGGGCTGGGCGCTGCGCCTGGCCAAGCGCTCCGAGAGCGCGGCGCCGACGATCGCCACCGCCGTGGTGCTGGTCCTGCTCAGCGCGGCGGCCAGCCAGGCGATGAAGCTGGAGGCCATCTTCGGCGCCTTCGTCTGCGGCGTGCTGATCGGCACCAGCGGTGAACTGGAGTCGGAGAAGCTGGAGCCGCTGCGCACCACGGTGTTGGCCTTCCTAGCCCCGCTCTTCTTCGCCACCGCGGGCCTGCGGATGGACCTCACCGCCCTGGCCCGCCCCCTGGTGCTGGGCGTCGCGCTCGCGGTGCTCACGGTGGCCATCGTGGGCAAGTTCGTGGGTGCCTTCATCGGCGCCAGGCTCAGCAGGCTCAACCGGTGGGAGGCCCTGGCGCTGGGCGCCGGGATGAACTCGCGCGGCGTGGTCGAAGTGATCGTGGCGATGACCGGCCTGCGGCTGGGCGTCCTGAACAGCGAGACCTACACCATCGTCATCCTCGTCGCGATCGTGACCTCCCTGATGGCGCCGCCCGTCCTCAGGTTCGCCATGGCCCGCGTCGAGGAGCTCGCCGAGGCGGAGCTCGACCTGGACGGCGAGCACGCCCAGAGCGCCCAACGCGCCTGA
- a CDS encoding type II 3-dehydroquinate dehydratase, with translation MSVMLLLNGPNLGILGQREPEIYGTETLADIEKAVAEEVSGAGWEVRSIQRESEGELVSAIHEHRLSSVGAIVNPGALMIAGWSLRDALAAYPQPWVEVHLSNVWAREQFRHESVIAPLAGGVVVGLGAFGYRLGARALLHLTGADK, from the coding sequence ATGAGTGTCATGCTGCTCCTGAACGGCCCCAACCTCGGCATCCTCGGCCAGCGCGAGCCGGAGATCTACGGCACCGAGACGCTGGCCGACATCGAGAAGGCGGTCGCCGAGGAGGTGAGCGGCGCGGGCTGGGAGGTCCGCTCCATCCAGCGCGAGTCGGAGGGCGAGCTGGTCAGCGCCATCCACGAGCACCGCCTGAGCTCGGTCGGCGCCATCGTCAACCCGGGCGCCCTGATGATCGCCGGCTGGAGCCTGCGGGACGCGCTGGCGGCCTATCCGCAGCCCTGGGTGGAGGTGCACCTGAGCAACGTCTGGGCGCGCGAGCAGTTCCGGCACGAGTCGGTGATCGCGCCACTGGCCGGCGGCGTCGTGGTGGGCCTCGGGGCCTTCGGCTACCGGCTGGGGGCCCGCGCCCTGCTGCACCTGACCGGCGCGGACAAGTGA
- a CDS encoding alpha/beta fold hydrolase, with translation MRLKLHEVGDGDKVALLVHSIISSASTWGRVAPLLAERGYRVIMPDLRGHGDSPHAAEYTPELFAADLVESLPTGADLAIGHSFGASVLSLAVAELRPAKAVYSEPIWRFTDKAVAEIREFAQFTKVATAEAIRPMFAKWTPEDIEAEIAGYAQWDVKAVDWLDSALDYLPARPLVPTLVQGAGDHHIVPDDLAAKLRECGFEVRYVPEAGHCIHRDDLDGFMASLDGWL, from the coding sequence ATGAGGCTCAAGCTCCACGAGGTCGGCGACGGAGACAAGGTCGCCCTGCTCGTCCACAGCATCATCTCCTCGGCGAGCACGTGGGGTCGCGTGGCGCCGCTGCTGGCCGAGCGCGGCTACCGGGTGATCATGCCGGACCTGCGCGGACACGGCGACAGCCCGCACGCCGCCGAGTACACGCCGGAGCTGTTCGCGGCCGACCTGGTGGAGTCGCTGCCCACCGGCGCCGACCTGGCCATCGGCCACTCGTTCGGTGCCTCGGTGCTCTCGCTGGCCGTGGCCGAGCTGCGGCCGGCCAAGGCGGTCTACAGCGAGCCCATTTGGCGCTTCACCGACAAGGCGGTGGCCGAGATCCGGGAGTTCGCCCAGTTCACCAAGGTGGCGACCGCCGAGGCGATCCGCCCGATGTTCGCCAAGTGGACGCCCGAGGACATCGAGGCCGAGATCGCCGGCTACGCGCAGTGGGACGTCAAGGCGGTCGACTGGCTGGACAGCGCACTCGACTACCTTCCCGCGCGGCCGCTGGTGCCGACCCTGGTCCAGGGTGCCGGTGACCACCACATCGTCCCGGACGACCTGGCCGCGAAGCTGCGCGAGTGCGGCTTCGAGGTCCGGTACGTGCCGGAGGCCGGCCACTGCATTCACCGGGACGACCTGGACGGCTTCATGGCCTCGCTCGACGGCTGGCTCTGA
- a CDS encoding SRPBCC domain-containing protein: protein MSSDNSQTLHGSFALRDSFAVPPARVFAAFAEPALRTRWFRLPGRSKTAEHELDFRVGGGEVSRNVFVFGDVEEFLENRSRFLDIVPDERIVFVYEAKVNGVLRWTSLVTVELAAQDGGCRLDWTEQYAFLVLTGDGSADVAHLQGGTRFLLNGLAAAVETGTAGLRGGARLILDGRSAVADANRQHT from the coding sequence GTGAGCAGCGACAACTCGCAGACCCTGCACGGCTCGTTCGCCCTGCGCGACAGCTTCGCGGTGCCACCGGCGCGGGTCTTCGCGGCGTTCGCCGAGCCCGCGCTGCGCACCCGTTGGTTCCGGCTGCCCGGCAGGTCGAAGACCGCCGAGCACGAGCTGGATTTCCGGGTCGGCGGTGGTGAGGTCAGCCGCAACGTCTTCGTCTTTGGGGACGTCGAGGAGTTCCTCGAGAACCGCTCCCGCTTTCTCGACATCGTGCCCGATGAGCGCATCGTCTTCGTCTACGAGGCCAAGGTGAACGGCGTGCTCCGTTGGACCTCCCTGGTGACGGTCGAGCTCGCCGCGCAGGACGGCGGCTGCCGCCTCGACTGGACCGAGCAGTACGCCTTCCTCGTGCTGACCGGGGACGGCAGCGCTGACGTCGCCCATCTGCAGGGCGGCACCCGGTTCCTGCTCAACGGCCTGGCCGCCGCCGTCGAAACGGGCACCGCCGGGCTGCGCGGCGGCGCCCGGCTGATTCTCGACGGCCGGTCGGCCGTCGCCGACGCGAACCGTCAGCACACGTAG